Proteins from one Hyphomicrobiales bacterium genomic window:
- a CDS encoding acyl-[ACP]--phospholipid O-acyltransferase, which translates to MSFFKNELFKDKTFFPLFLVQFIGAFTDNALKSAFSFLVAFKGLDLLGFPPDFALMLGAIMYILPFVLFSGISGDISDRCDKADIIQKTRLAEIVLAALAGISLYVGSGFFMLICMFLYSTQSAFFGPAKYSTLPQVLKKEQLVGANALFESSTFVAILAGLLTGGFLAGNDLTPALVVLLLIASITSYLISRMLPAIPSFNKEQAVPLAPIATSVTAVKEVLKNIRLTRSAIGIAWFWAIGLVVISIFPIVAKEDLGLSANAANGLIGAFVIGIGLGTALVSKLLDGEISARHVPFGVLGMAIFLADLCFSIKAYPAGLTDQSLGTLLTTWHGSRIIIDMIAIAAFGGVFTVPLYAIFQANTKEETRSRAIAGSNILNSFIMIALALTASAIMALSVSFAGLLLILAIINVGITIYLFRMMPADSLKVALAAVLRLLFSARVKNLSAYGDPNEPAVVVANHTSYLDAVLMGCLLPGRPAFAVNTNIAKAWWVRPAFWLFDLIPVDPTSPLSVRKMVQIVRDEKRRLIIFPEGRLTVTGALMKIYAGPAMIASKADAPLIPIRIEGAQFSKLSYMSKKLPTKWFPKITVTVLEKQVLDLPEHLTARGKRAAAAASLHSVMTAMVFDTSPIDTTLFASLITAKKTYGKMKVLEDIERTPIGYKRVITGAFALGKVMADYSQTNDNIGLLLPNSNACVISFFGCHAYNRVPAMLNFTAGRAGIQAALTAASIKTVFTSRRFVEKGKLEALVEAIEEQATVVYLEDLRGKITSTAKMKALLQATFPSIALRLSGGAATKADDPAVILFTSGSEGLPKGVVLSHRNIQANRYQVTSMIDFSTSDTVLNALPMFHSFGLTAGTLLPLLSGVKSFLYPSPLHYRIVPEIAYDSNATIMFGTDTFLSGYARMAHAYDFYSLRYVFAGAERVRPETRRTWNEKFGLRVLEGYGTTETAPVLSINTPMANLPGSVGKLMPGMTAKLEDVPGVDEGGRLHVSGPNVMKGYLKVDLPNIIQPPEDGWHDTGDIVTIDDAGYITIKGRAKRFAKIGGEMVSLAAVEALVGECWPEMIVAAVALPHDKKGEQVVILSEDKDVDMKELSTFAKSRGVADIMIPKTVYSVDAIPLLGTGKVDLAGVNKLGKELFEKSQS; encoded by the coding sequence ATGTCTTTCTTCAAGAACGAACTTTTCAAAGACAAAACATTCTTCCCACTGTTTCTCGTGCAGTTCATCGGCGCGTTTACAGATAATGCTTTAAAGAGCGCTTTCTCGTTTCTTGTCGCGTTTAAAGGGCTTGACCTATTGGGCTTCCCCCCAGACTTCGCCTTAATGCTCGGCGCGATTATGTATATCCTGCCGTTTGTCTTATTTTCAGGCATATCCGGCGATATTTCTGATCGTTGTGACAAAGCAGACATCATTCAAAAAACAAGACTGGCCGAGATTGTTCTTGCCGCACTAGCTGGCATTTCGCTCTATGTGGGTTCAGGCTTTTTCATGCTGATTTGTATGTTTTTATATTCTACACAATCTGCATTTTTCGGGCCTGCTAAATATTCAACATTGCCACAAGTTCTTAAAAAAGAGCAGCTCGTGGGCGCCAATGCCTTGTTTGAAAGTTCAACCTTTGTCGCCATCCTAGCAGGGCTTCTAACAGGTGGTTTTCTTGCTGGTAATGACCTAACCCCAGCGCTTGTTGTTCTCCTTCTAATCGCGTCTATCACGAGTTATCTCATTTCAAGAATGCTGCCTGCCATTCCTTCTTTCAACAAAGAACAAGCGGTACCGCTCGCACCTATTGCAACATCGGTGACAGCAGTAAAAGAAGTTCTTAAAAACATCCGCCTAACACGGTCAGCCATCGGCATTGCATGGTTTTGGGCGATTGGTCTTGTGGTCATCAGCATCTTCCCAATCGTTGCCAAAGAAGATCTTGGGCTTTCTGCCAATGCAGCAAATGGACTAATCGGCGCTTTTGTTATTGGCATCGGCCTTGGCACAGCCTTGGTTTCAAAATTGCTCGATGGAGAAATTTCCGCGAGACATGTGCCATTCGGCGTTCTTGGGATGGCGATATTCTTGGCCGACTTATGTTTTTCAATCAAAGCTTATCCCGCAGGCCTAACTGACCAAAGCCTTGGAACGCTACTCACCACTTGGCACGGGTCACGCATTATCATTGATATGATCGCCATTGCAGCCTTCGGCGGTGTATTCACCGTCCCGCTTTATGCAATCTTCCAAGCGAACACCAAAGAAGAAACCCGCTCACGTGCGATTGCTGGCAGCAATATCTTAAACTCATTTATCATGATTGCGCTTGCGCTAACGGCGTCTGCCATCATGGCGCTTAGCGTTAGTTTTGCAGGCCTGCTCCTTATTCTTGCGATCATCAATGTGGGCATTACCATCTATCTCTTCCGCATGATGCCAGCCGATTCTTTAAAGGTGGCACTTGCTGCAGTTCTGCGTTTGCTCTTCTCTGCCCGCGTAAAGAACTTGAGCGCTTACGGCGACCCCAATGAACCCGCCGTCGTCGTGGCGAACCACACCTCTTATCTCGATGCTGTGTTGATGGGTTGCTTACTTCCAGGCAGACCAGCTTTTGCGGTGAATACCAATATTGCAAAAGCATGGTGGGTGCGCCCTGCATTCTGGTTGTTCGATCTCATTCCAGTTGACCCAACCAGCCCCTTGTCTGTGCGCAAAATGGTGCAAATCGTTCGCGATGAAAAACGCCGCCTCATCATTTTCCCAGAAGGACGCCTTACCGTTACAGGCGCTTTGATGAAGATTTATGCGGGGCCAGCCATGATTGCGAGCAAAGCAGATGCTCCCCTCATCCCTATTCGTATTGAGGGCGCGCAGTTTTCTAAGCTCTCTTATATGAGTAAAAAACTGCCAACCAAATGGTTTCCAAAAATCACAGTCACTGTGCTTGAGAAACAGGTTTTGGATTTGCCAGAACACCTAACAGCACGCGGCAAACGCGCTGCTGCTGCAGCAAGTCTACACAGTGTCATGACAGCAATGGTTTTTGATACAAGCCCGATTGATACCACGCTCTTCGCGTCCCTCATCACGGCCAAAAAGACCTATGGCAAAATGAAAGTGCTTGAAGATATTGAGCGCACGCCAATTGGTTATAAGCGCGTCATCACAGGCGCCTTCGCACTTGGCAAGGTCATGGCAGACTATAGCCAGACCAATGATAATATCGGCCTGCTCCTGCCAAATTCCAACGCCTGCGTGATCTCATTCTTTGGGTGCCACGCTTATAACCGCGTTCCAGCCATGTTGAACTTCACAGCGGGCAGAGCAGGCATTCAAGCAGCCCTCACCGCTGCCAGCATAAAGACCGTTTTCACCTCGCGAAGGTTTGTTGAAAAAGGCAAACTTGAAGCGCTGGTTGAGGCTATCGAAGAACAAGCAACTGTAGTTTATCTGGAAGACTTGCGCGGCAAAATAACGAGTACGGCCAAAATGAAAGCCTTGCTCCAAGCAACCTTCCCGTCGATTGCGTTACGCCTGTCAGGCGGTGCGGCAACGAAGGCTGACGACCCAGCTGTCATCCTGTTTACGTCAGGCTCAGAAGGCTTGCCAAAAGGTGTGGTGCTAAGTCATCGCAACATTCAAGCAAACCGCTATCAAGTCACCTCGATGATTGATTTTTCAACCAGCGATACGGTGCTCAATGCCCTACCGATGTTCCACTCATTCGGCTTAACAGCAGGCACACTTTTACCGCTTCTGTCAGGCGTTAAATCGTTTCTTTATCCTTCACCGTTGCACTACAGGATTGTTCCTGAGATTGCCTATGACAGCAATGCGACGATCATGTTTGGTACAGATACTTTCTTGTCTGGCTACGCAAGAATGGCGCACGCATATGACTTTTATTCCCTGCGTTATGTCTTTGCAGGAGCCGAGCGTGTGCGCCCTGAAACACGTAGAACGTGGAACGAGAAGTTTGGCCTGCGGGTGCTGGAAGGCTACGGCACGACAGAAACCGCGCCCGTTCTTTCCATCAACACACCGATGGCCAATCTACCCGGTTCCGTCGGCAAGCTTATGCCCGGCATGACCGCGAAGCTTGAAGACGTGCCAGGTGTTGATGAAGGCGGCAGATTGCATGTCTCTGGCCCGAACGTCATGAAGGGCTATCTCAAAGTTGACCTTCCAAACATCATCCAACCACCAGAAGACGGTTGGCATGATACAGGCGACATCGTGACCATTGATGACGCTGGATACATCACCATTAAAGGCCGCGCAAAACGGTTCGCGAAAATTGGCGGTGAGATGGTTTCTCTCGCAGCCGTCGAAGCCTTGGTTGGTGAATGCTGGCCAGAAATGATTGTCGCAGCCGTTGCCTTGCCCCATGACAAAAAAGGCGAGCAAGTGGTGATCTTATCGGAAGACAAAGATGTCGATATGAAGGAGCTTTCCACCTTCGCAAAATCGCGCGGTGTGGCCGACATCATGATCCCGAAAACGGTCTATAGCGTGGATGCTATTCCGTTATTGGGAACAGGGAAAGTCGACCTTGCAGGCGTCAACAAACTTGGCAAAGAGCTGTTTGAGAAATCACAGTCTTAG